CGAGCGCCTTCAGGAGGCCGAGTTCCTGTGGCGCTCCTCGCGGGCGGACTTCCTGCTCCCGGCCCGGCCGAAGCCGAGCCTGAAGGAGGAGTTGGACGACGTCGACCGCATCGACGACGAGGCCTACGTGCTTTCCGCGCTGGTCACGACGTGCGGCAGCAACCGCGTCCACTTCGGCGCGGCCTCGCCGCTGACCGACGACGCGGCGCGCGAGCGTGCGCTGGAGCAGGCTCAGGCGCGCGGCGCGGTGCAGGAGGCGTTCGCCGAGCGGCTGCTGGCCGATCCGGCGGCGGTGCGGCAGCGGGTGCGGCAGACGCTTGAGCAGTGCGCCGAGGCGTTCTTCGACGCCGCCTGGCCGGACGTCGTGGTGCGGCTGGCGGCCGACGCGCAGGTGAAGACGGATCTGCGCGAGCGCGGAGGCATCGGCCGGGCGCTGGCCTCGGTGTCCGGCGCGGTGGCGGTCACGGCGCTGGGGGACGCAGGCGAGTGCATCGTCGTGGACAAGCTGCAGGACAACGCGACGAGCGCGCAGGGCGTCGGGATGACGCTCATCCCGAGTGTGTTCGGCAGCCCGCATCTGGTCGCGGTCCACGCCGCCGGCTGGCGGCCGGTGATGCAGTATCCGGTCGCCGAGCTGAGCGTGGTGGAGCGTCCGGTGCCGATGGACGTCATCGAGCGGCGGCTCCAGGCGCTGTCGCATCCGGTGCGGCTCCGGCTGGTGCGGACGATGGCTCGGAGCCCGCACACCACGGGCGAACTCGCCGACGCCTGGCGGCTGACGCCTCCGGAGGTCTCGCGGCACCTCGCGGTGCTGCGGAAGGCGGGGTTGTTGGTGACCGAGCGGCGTGGGCGGTATGTGTATTACGCGGTGGACGCGTCGGTGCTGACTGCGCTTGGCGGCGATTTGCTGTCTGCGGTGCTGCGCTGATTCTTCCGCGTTGACGGTGCTCGGCTCTCGCTCTCAGCTCCACAGGATGCCGATGCCCGCCCCGAACGGCTTCGTGTACTTCTTCACGTGGTTGGCCCACTGCTTCCGAGTCGTCAGGTCGTACCAGCGGTTCGTGCCGGTGGTGCCCGCGTTGATCCAGTCGGGGCCGTAGTCGCCGCTGCGTGCTCCGAAGAGGTTGCGCAGTGCGGGGTCGTTGTCGGTCAGAGTCTTGACATAGTCGTCGAGGATGCTGCCCTTGAGCGCGTTGGTGAGGGCGGTCGGGTTCTTCGACTTGGCGATCGAGGCGAGGTTGTCCCTGGTGTAGCCGATCTTGCCCTTGTTCCAGGCGTCGAGGGCCTGGTCGACGTAGTTCTTCAGCTTGTTCGCGATCGGGTCGGGGTTGGCGAGCGGCTTCCCGTCGGGGCCGACCAGGCGGGCCGTCGTCGGGCAACTCGCGGCGGCGCCGGGGGCGGCGGTGCGGAACGCGCTCGGCACGGCGTTCGCGGGCGAGCACGGGTCTTCTTGCTGGTCGTCAGCCTGCTGATTCTCCTCGTCCCGGACGAGCTGGTCGACGGAGACCTGGGCCGTGGCGTAGACGTAGTACTCGCCGTTGAAGTGCACGTAATAGGGGACTTCGGCGCCGTTCTCGGCCCTGGACTGGGCCTCGGCCGCCGCCTTCTTCTCGGCGTCGACGGACGTGAACACGCCGCCGGCGCCGGGGTCCGAGCAGCCCATCGTGGCGGTGTTGTTGAGCGGGAGCTGGCCGCTGGAGTCGCAGGACCCTGCCGGTTCGCCCTCGATGCTGACGTCCGCGTGCAGCTCCGCCGAGATCTGGCCGCCGGTGATCTTCGCGTTCGCGGTGGTCGGGTCGATCGTGTTGCTGACGGCGACGCTGACCTGGCAGCCGCCGGCGTTGCAGCTGATCTGGCCGTTGCCCTGGAGTTTGAACTGGAGGTCGCTGTTGACGGCGGTCGCCAGCTGCTTGGTGTCGTCGAGGATTTCGTTGTCGGTGGCGGCGGGCTCGGTGGACGGGTCGGTGGGGAAGTCGGTGTCGGGAGCTTGCCGGCCGGTCCAGGTGAAGGCCGCCGCCGCGGCTGTCGGGGAGCCGTTGTTCGGCGGGGGCGGGGACGCCGCGCCGTCGCCGAGCGACACGATGCGGTACGGGGCGTCTCTGGACACTGACAAGGTGCCCAGCGAGGTCTTCGCCGTCAGGACACGAACACCGTCGACCACGGTTCCGGGGTCGGTGTCGGACGGGAGATCGCCGCCGGCGGCCAGGGCCTGGGCCAGCCGGTCGGCGAGTTGTCCGGGCGGGACGAAGGGGGCGAGGCGGTCGCCGAGCAGGGTGTCGACGTCCTTGCCGGTCAGCCACTTGCCGCTGATCGCTGCGAGCTGGGCTTTGTTCGTCACGCCGGGCAGGCCCGAGGCCGGCGGCTTGATGTAGAGCTTGCCGGCGACGCTGAGCAGGCTGATCGCGGCGCCGCTGTCGGTGATGGTGCCGACGGACTCGCCGTGGCCGGTGACGCGGATGTCGATCGGGTCGCCGTCGACGGTGCTGCGGTAGTGGATTTCGGGTGCGGCGGCCAGGGTGTTCAGGGCGGCCATGAACGGGGCCTGCGATAGGGCCGGGTGCAGCTTGGGGACGGCGGGGGTGGCGGACGAGCTGGTCGTGCCGGTCGTGCCGTGATGCGTGGACATGGCCGGGACGATGGTCACCGCTGCGAGGACCGCTACGGTCAGCGCGCCGATGCCGGATGCGAGGATCAGCTTCCGCCGTCGCTGCGGCTTCGGTGGCGGGGGCGAAAGCCAACCTGGAACGGGAACTGGAGTCGGCCCCGCGGCCCAGGTGCCCAATTGCACGGTCGGGGTGCCCGAGTTCGGCGCCGGCGGCGTGGCCGGCATCATCGGCGTGATCGGCGTGACCGGAGCGCTCGTCGGCGTGCCCTGATTTGGTTGCTGCTGCCACGTCGGTTGGTTCGACGCGGAGCCTTGCTGCTGCCAGTAGTGCTGCTCGTCCATGGCGTCCCTCCCTCGGCCGTGGAGGCCAACTGTAGGAACGCGCTAAGAGGACCGGTCCTCCAAGAACGCCGAGACAGCCGGATCGGTCTCGGTCGTCCGGTACAGCAGATGGAACCCCACCTCCAGACCCGATCCCGCGAGCGGCCGGTAGACCACATCCGGCACCGCGGCCCTCCGCACCCCCGCCGGGACCACGGCGACGCCGACACCTGCGGCGACCAGCGCGAGCACGGTCAGCGTGCTGTCCGCGCGGTGGCGAGCCGTGGACGGCGGCAGGGTCAGGCCGGCGCGGCGCAGTGCGTCCGGAACCTGATCGTCCGGCTCCGCGCCGACCGCGTACTCGATCAGGTCCTCGCCGGCGATCTGCTTCACCGTCAATCGTTCGTGCCCGGCCAGAGCATGACCGGTCGGCAGCGCGACCACGAACGCCACCGAGCTGACCGGGACCGACGCCAGCCGCGGCTCGTCGGGCGGCGCGGGCAGGGCGCTGTAGCCGATGTCGAGGTCGTTGGCGAGGATCGCCGCGCGCTGCCGGGGCGGCGTGGCCTCCC
This sequence is a window from Catenulispora sp. EB89. Protein-coding genes within it:
- a CDS encoding LysR family transcriptional regulator, translating into MELRHLKYFVAVAEEGGFSRAARRLHVVQPTLSMQIRDLENELGGPLFDRGARHTRLTAAGEVFLVEARQVLAQAERAQATTRLTLEGRSGTVRIGVAGAAVLGGMLADRIRAFHQARPLVRIELREATPPRQRAAILANDLDIGYSALPAPPDEPRLASVPVSSVAFVVALPTGHALAGHERLTVKQIAGEDLIEYAVGAEPDDQVPDALRRAGLTLPPSTARHRADSTLTVLALVAAGVGVAVVPAGVRRAAVPDVVYRPLAGSGLEVGFHLLYRTTETDPAVSAFLEDRSS
- a CDS encoding DUF5937 family protein; translation: MTLRIDITGMPPERLRFAVSPLAELTAMLHALAATEHHLNVAPWAAGVRAALRPELAERLQEAEFLWRSSRADFLLPARPKPSLKEELDDVDRIDDEAYVLSALVTTCGSNRVHFGAASPLTDDAARERALEQAQARGAVQEAFAERLLADPAAVRQRVRQTLEQCAEAFFDAAWPDVVVRLAADAQVKTDLRERGGIGRALASVSGAVAVTALGDAGECIVVDKLQDNATSAQGVGMTLIPSVFGSPHLVAVHAAGWRPVMQYPVAELSVVERPVPMDVIERRLQALSHPVRLRLVRTMARSPHTTGELADAWRLTPPEVSRHLAVLRKAGLLVTERRGRYVYYAVDASVLTALGGDLLSAVLR